A region from the Etheostoma spectabile isolate EspeVRDwgs_2016 chromosome 9, UIUC_Espe_1.0, whole genome shotgun sequence genome encodes:
- the LOC116696038 gene encoding cyclin-dependent kinase-like 5 isoform X3 → MKIPDTGDVMNKFEVLGIVGEGAYGVVLKCRHKDTNEIVAIKKFKDSEENEEVKETTLRELKMLRTLKQENIVELKEAFRRRGKLYLVFEYVEKNMLELLEELPNGVPTDKARSYIYQLIRAIHWCHKHDIVHRDIKPENLLISSDDVLKLCDFGFARNLSEGTDANYTEYVATRWYRSPELLLGAPYGKAVDMWSVGCILGELSDGQPLFPGESEIDQLFTIQKVLGPLPPEQMKLFYNNPRFHGLRFPAVNHPQTLERRYLGIIGGALLDLLKNLLLLNPTERFLTEQSLNHHAFQTLRLVERPGPPTPTPVRSSKRKPHHGDNTTPSRSHGGKSSGSHRSSSRECSSLPRHEDPHPSNDGFLNGNMPGAINLSPTLHPKNYQPQIFNHSTSCNMDLASSNLPHLLSPGEVKSKGDFDMNLGSKVSDGPGAKYLKSNFRSQQNRHSFVEGKTNTLQSGEKHSRHSYMESHSSTPSSSKFAYLNLSKSYGTLSDAKSVGNLNDVHLYADEPTSRYFPTSCLDLTAPSSPAPRRADRLGPGTAGRGSMRAERESNTLDSSCRRSSTRHKASEEAKSPDALDPGESGVERSHAHSLSAPHDPLPYGQGYTSPFSSQQRPHRHSMYVRRDHQRTHGAEEGLVVGQGMPTRASSLQLLSPQLQHRTLPRHSGGTSREEDMSRVGLYHDQQTEDGGSSKENRNIYSESMPRRVGSFYRVPSPRPDNSFHDSRGQSRGSGLSGDGSNLTNHSKRQPAFDPWTGPDTVVLNPSEPSKEKEKQGFFRAIKKKKKKSQMMQVPEGRPPVIKKCLFPLFSPMNNIKHSSSVRVLPVVSSPMVPSEGVDTVIQKSSRSSGHQSSRHRTRDKSRDRDQERDRDKDWPPEKLSDSHSPSQPLKSLRKLLHLSSSSSNQTAQSDMRYQPLPNPASGQGGFTESRGHSGVSTPQLKSRQTAYPLPGQLESGWHTSALGRPDGNPYPEQMSIKGGQNGHGFGRPSRSRMPNLNDLKETAL, encoded by the exons ATGAAGATCCCTGACACCGGTGATGTAATGAATAAATTTGAAGTCCTTGGGATTGTGGGTGAAG GTGCCTATGGTGTTGTTTTGAAGTGCCGACACAAG GACACCAATGAAATTGTGGCCATTAAGAAATTCAAGGACAGTGAAG AAAATGAGGAAGTTAAAGAAACAACGCTACGGGAGCTTAAGATGCTCCGCACCCTCAAGCAGGAGAATATTGTTGAGTTGAAAGAGGCCTTCCGCAGAAGAGGAAAGCTATATCTCGTCTTTGAGTATGTGGAAAAG AACATGCTCGAGCTGCTCGAGGAGCTACCCAATGGTGTGCCGACTGACAAAGCGCGCAGCTACATCTACCAGTTAATCCGAGCAATCCACTGGTGCCATAAGCATGACATTGTTCACAGAG ACATAAAGCCAGAAAACCTTCTCATCAGCTCTGACGACGTCCTCAAGCTATGTGACTTTG GCTTTGCACGTAATCTCTCTGAGGGGACGGATGCCAATTACACTGAGTATGTGGCCACTAGATGGTACCGCTCTCCAGAGCTCTTACTTGG GGCTCCTTACGGGAAAGCAGTGGACATGTGGTCAGTGGGCTGCATCTTAGGAGAGCTGAGTGACGGGCAGCCTCTGTTCCCAGGAGAGAGTGAGATCGACCAGCTCTTTACCATCCAGAAAGTGTTGGGACCCCTGCCACCAGAACAGATGAAGCTCTTCTATAACAATCCTCGTTTCCACGGGCTGCGG TTCCCTGCTGTGAACCACCCCCAAACCTTGGAGCGCAGATACCTGGGAATCATCGGGGGAGCCCTGCTGGACTTGCTGAAG AACCTGCTATTGCTGAACCCGACAGAACGCTTTCTCACAGAGCAAAGCCTGAACCACCACGCCTTCCAGACCCTGCGGCTGGTGGAGCGCCCCGGCCCACCCACACCTACACCTGTACGCTCCTCCAAGAGAAAACCTCACCATGGAGACAACACCACCCCCAGCAG GAGCCATGGGGGAAAGAGCTCAGGAAGCCATCGCTCCAGCAGCAGAGAGTGCTCTAGCTTGCCTCGACACGAAGACCCCCACCCCAGCAACGACGGCTTTCTCAACGGCAACATGCCTGGAGCGATCAACCTCAGTCCCACCCTGCATCCCAAGAACTACCAGCCGCAGATCTTCAACCACTCCACGTCGTGCAACATGGACCTGGCCAGCAGCAACCTGCCTCATCTGCTCAGCCCTGGCGAAGTAAAGAGCAAGGGCGACTTCGACATGAACCTGGGGTCCAAGGTGTCCGACGGCCCCGGAGCCAAGTACCTCAAATCCAACTTCCGCTCACAGCAGAACCGCCATTCTTTTGTTGAGGGGAAGACCAACACGCTTCAATCAGGGGAGAAACACAGTCGACACAGCTACATGGAGTCCCACAGCTCCACGCCCTCCTCCTCCAAGTTTGCCTACCTTAACTTGTCCAAAAGTTATGGCACACTTAGCGATGCCAAGTCAGTGGGGAACTTAAATGATGTGCATCTTTATGCCGATGAGCCTACATCTCGCTATTTTCCCACAAGCTGCCTGGACCTCACAGCCCCGAGCAGCCCAGCACCCCGCCGAGCGGACAGACTGGGACCCGGCACAGCTGGCAGAGGAAGCATGCGcgcagaaagagagagcaacACCCTGGACTCGTCCTGCAGGCGCTCCTCCACCCGCCACAAGGCTTCAGAGGAGGCCAAGTCGCCAGATGCCCTAGACCCTGGGGAAAGTGGTGTCGAAAGGAGCCATGCTCACTCTCTGTCCGCCCCACATGACCCTCTGCCTTATGGTCAGGGATACACCAGCCCTTTCTCCTCCCAGCAGCGGCCACACCGCCACTCCATGTACGTACGGAGGGACCATCAGAGGACACACGGGGCGGAGGAGGGGCTGGTGGTGGGGCAGGGCATGCCCACAAGAGCCAGCAGCCTCCAGCTCCTGTCTCCTCAGCTGCAGCACCGCACGCTGCCTCGCCACTCTGGGGGAACTTCCAGAGAGGAAGACATGAGCAGG GTTGGCTTATACCACGACCAGCAAACAGAAGATGGGGGCTCTTCTAAAGAGAACcgcaacatctacagtgaatcCATGCCTAGGAGGGTGGGCAGCTTCTACAGAG TCCCTTCTCCCCGGCCAGACAACTCCTTTCACGATAGCAGGGGTCAGAGCCGGGGCTCTGGCCTGTCTGGAGACGGCAGCAATTTGACAAACCACTCCAAACGTCAGCCAGCATTTGACCCCTG gaCTGGCCCAGATACTGTAGTACTGAACCCCTCTGAGCCATCCAAAGAAAAGGAGAAGCAGGGTTTCTTCAGAgcaataaagaagaaaaagaaaaaatctcaAATG ATGCAAGTCCCTGAGGGAAGGCCTCCTGTCATCAAGAAATGTCTTTTCCCTCTGTTTAGCCCAATGAATAACATAAAGCATAGTTCCTCTGTGCGAGTCCTCCCTGTAGTGTCCTCTCCCATG GTTCCTAGTGAAGGGGTGGATACAGTCATCCAGAAGTCCTCCAGGTCCTCTGGTCACCAGAGCAGCCGCCACAGGACCCGCGACAAGAGCAGAGACCGGGACCAAGAACGAGACAGGGATAAGGACTGGCCGCCTGAGAAACTCTCTGATTCACACTCTCCG AGTCAGCCATTGAAGTCTCTGCGCAAACTCCTGCACctttcctcctcgtcctccaaCCAGACTGCACAGTCTGATATGCGCTACCAGCCACTGCCTAACCCAGCCTCTGGTCAAGGTGGTTTCACAGAAAGCCGTGGCCACTCAGGGGTCAGTACGCCCCAGCTGAAGAGCCGACAGACGGCCTACCCGCTGCCCGGACAGCTGGAATCTGGCTGGCACACATCAGCCCTGGGTCGCCCCGATGGAAACCCCTACCCGGAGCAAATGAGCATCAAGGGAGGCCAGAATGGTCACGGCTTCGGACGCCCCTCCAGGTCTCGTATGCCAAACCTCAACGACCTGAAAGAGACGGCTCTGTGA